GCCCGGATCTTTCTACATTACACAAATATGTTGATACGTcgtcagtgtttttgtgcaatagACAATGTGCAGACCATTACCGCATGCTTTAGAATCAGAAAAAGACATTTCTCTATTATTGGTTGCCCAGGACTTTAATTCTTGTTGCTCTTTAACAGGTAGTCTATAGATATTGTTTGTTTAACTAGAATCTTATCATGGAATAAAAATCTAATCTTTTGACGATCCTAAAAGAGTCAATCTTTTATCCTCGTTCTAGGtgaaaggtgtttgtttcaCCTTTGTCCTTTCAGATTCTTGTTAATGATATTTATTAGAAAGTGTAAATCTGTGCAGCTCACCGTTTGTGCTCTCTAGATAAAACAGGCCTGCAAAGCTTTCATTTGCTGCATATTTGAATTCAATGCACAACTCCAATATATAAAAGGCAACACATCCACCATGTTtgtctcagtgttaatttcgtcgactaaaactatgactaaaaatgttcgtcaactgccttttttccatgatgaaaactagactaacaaaaatagatctgtgatgactaaacctGACAAAAAgcaagtttagttttcgtcaagatgacttaaaagtagactaaaatgtaatgtagttttcgttggacattcaaaacccAAGATATTTCTCAACTGGGGCTAAATCTTTCAAAATTCAATGCAtctatagctattctgcctctcagctgtagaaagcagggactccaggtttggcagagtgcatagaacagaCTActatggtttggtaccagatttaggcgagaaaataaatgcttggacaaaaagtaaagactaaaatgtgaggactttatggactaaaactagactaaaatgtctgagttttcatggactaaaactagacttaaactataaagggtagaaatgactaaaatgtgacttaaactaaaagacatttcatcttcagactaagactaaaatcaaaagtggctgccaaaattaacactggtttgtCTGAAGGTTTAATTCAGATTAGCATCACCTTGCACCTCTAATAACTACCAGAACAGTCAGCAGAAACAGTCATCTGAGAAGCAAACATCAAATGGGATCTAATCTGACTTCCTACTTTTTACTGACAATAATTTATTTCTCACAACTAAAATATCCCTATCTTAGAGGATTTTCCCCTGATTGGAGCTATTTTTAATAGCTCCTTGTaacaagaaatgtttttaacagtttaaaaatgtcgGCCTCAAACTTCCAGCTGTCCCTTGCTGCCATTTTCAGTCCAAATGTCCActctttatcattttatttctatttagaTATATAATGATAAGTGTGAGTGTTAAATTGGAACCACTTATATGACCTGTGGCTGTACTCCACTGTGTTTGATAATCTGACATTGCTGTTGCAACAGTTTGTTTTCCTTTACTATTGCAGCTCTGTAATGATACAGTGTTTGATGGTGCCATAGGGATGTATGTAAAGTAAGTAAGTGTGCCACCTAGTGGCTGTTTTCTCTGGAGGCAGAACTGGTGCCAGACCCTAGGAAAGACTGAGCAGTAGGAGTCTGAGCAGCTCTGAAATGTATAAAAACACTTTGGAAAATGACTGCTTGAAAAGACATGATATTCAGGGGttagatgttttaaaaattgtggGAGAAAAGTGTGATCAACCTGATCAGGGTTTAAACTGTTAATTTTATGTATGAGTGCTGTAAAACTTtgttaaaaagcttttatttacTACCATCTATGAAATGCTTTGATGAAAGACTGGCTTCAATATGAGATGGGCCTTTAAAGAGTTCAAACAAAACCTGCTGAAGTACAGTGAAGAGattcaaaaagttttaaaatgactcCAGGAGTTATATCTGTCCGTGTACAAAATTAGATCAATTAGATTACAGATCACTGATTTGCCCCTGCTTTTTGTAGGACTGTATGTCGACCTGCTGCATGCCTGGTATGCATCAAGTATAATGCTGTCTTTCTCAGAAAACGTTTATCTTTATGTTCTGTTTCTTGCttctttatattatttttatttttatccctGCTTACAGCCAGTATTTCAACACATACTGTAGTGCACCAGGGCCTCTGTGTAAACCCGgactttatttgtcaaaatgtgcaGCAACACCAGGCTAGAAGAAGAGACTGGGAGTCCATGTGATGAGctttaatgtgtatttttaaatcataaataagGAAGGCATTTGTTTGCATAAAATCACCTTAAATCTTTAATGGTTGTATGGCAAACAAGCACAAACATACAAATGAGTCTTAAGACACTGAGCAGAAATAAGCAGACACAAGCACTGAATACATGATTTAGAACTATATAAAGGTAGCATTCTTTGACATAAATCCTACAGGCTAACATGATATGCCCACACAGGTTTCTTTGTTCCCTGTTTTGATCTTCATGTGGCATAATAGTctaatttaaagataaaaatgtttaagataCTTGCCTTATGTGTGAGGGGCCAGGGCAGATGCAAACCCATAAACTGActgaactttgatttttatagaATGCTAACTAATTTGAGACATGAGTCTGAGTTCTGGCTTTCCAGGAGGGGGCGACAGGCCTGCATGCTGTGCTACTGTAAGTCTCaaaacacactcacatgcacacactctctGTTGGTACTTGTTGCATGTGTCTAGACTCTGCATGACAGTCTGACTGTGATATAATCAGATAATTTACACTTTAGAAGATTCATTCCTAATCCTTGTGtttgtctcctttttctctccttaAAATCATATCTCCATGTTTTATATTGCAGCTCATGTAATCTGCTTTGACTATTTTATAGATTAGGTACTAAAGTGGACTGATAATAGGACTCTCTAGAAAGCAGTGTACTTTTCCCTGTTGAGTATCTCACCTTGAAAAGCTGAGCAGAAAAATATAACTAAGCATTTGTATTTTCCACCTCTGTGTTGTGACTCAGTGGCTCCTAGGAGGGAGGGTACAGGCTGGTGTGTTTCCTCCTCCTACTCCTTCCTGGCTTGTGATtgggctgctgctgcttcacttTGGACCAGTGTGGAGGCTGCACCTGAGCCAAGGAGCCaataaggagagagagagagagacagagagagagggggaggtagagagagagagagaggagcaacACAACAATACCCACTCTGTAGGAAGCACACAGGTTTGTTTCCCAGCACCATCAGACCGGTATTCAGCTCTGATATTCAGTGAGCATGCAGGCAGCCTGCTGCAGCTTTGCTGCTCTTAaagcagatcagctgtttgtgtgtgtgtttcacagactgaaaaaacataaatttaagtTTCTTCAAGAGGTATTGTTCAGCTGCATCACATGTCAGTGTCAGCCATCAGAGACCAGTCTGCAGGGATCAGAAGGAGGTTTTTAGAGGAACTGCTGCTTTTCATTCTTTTACTATCATCTCATGAAACAACTCACAACAAAATCAACAGGTTTGTGTGAGCAGAGTGGTGAGGAAAATCCAAAAtaccatttatttattaaggtttACAAATGCATGAGTCTTAGTTGAAAACAAAGGACTTTGCATAAAGATAATcgttttttaacattttttagtccaaaaatgtaaatttaataaGTATGACTGTCAAGATTAGTCAAGTCAACCCTGATTAATAAAGGTCTacaattagtttaaaaaatgtttgaatcacAATAAATTGCATGATTTATTGTCCCCATTAGCACTCGTTGGTTCCGTTTCTGCAACATCTCCCTGCaaccacagtgatgtgaaataagtcaaccactgctccttaatgtctcatgtcactttaaaaaaaaactaacataCTGAgaggacaagtcagaagtcatctgcaccttgtatTATCTGACATGAACCCTTTAAGTGTTCCATTATTGCCTTTTAATCAATAGcaagttcatttttccatgATTAATCTCTGATCTACCAATGAAACCAGGTCTGTATCTAAACaagaagtcagttacccttagaTTAAGACAATACAATGATCCAagataacacacacacacaaaaaaaacagtttcaaatgcaaaataaagttatttcaaaatgtgatttaaaaaatgagtgagaatAATCGCAATTAGCTGCAGAAATTCTgggattaattgcaatttaaaaattttgatCCCTTAACGAATGTAAACATTTGTCaaaatcttgttttaaattgagtTATATGTGTTTTTTACTATGTCCTGTCTTTTTAAAAGgagtataaaaaaataataatggtgTGCATTCTGCTTGTGTGATTTTGTAAAttagttttaatatttattaataCTTACGCATTTATCTGGTTGGAGCAGGTCAATATTATGTTGCAGGTcatgttattttaatttatttaccttcaatttatttttgaattgtaTTCACAAGAAATTTTCCCATTCTTCCAGGCTGATTTTGTCTTCaagcaaaatataaatttaTAGAAGCTTTTGAAGATTAAAACATGTTCTTTTTGCTTCACAATAGAGTGTAGAAAAGATTTAGAGGTATTAAAATAGGAGACAAAATAAGTTACCTTCAAGTATCTCAGATGTATGTAGATGTTATGCGCCACTCCACCTCTTTTAGACTTTACtacattttttcttaattatGATCATGactattaaaataaaacagacccTCCACTGCAGGTTAGGACTATTTTATCAGATGAATAAATGCAGGAACAAGAGGAGAGGAAGTACAAGGGTTTAAAGCAGCTGaataagtgtgtgtgtttaatatggaacacacacactctctgtgAATGATCTCCTGTAgataaagagataaaaacacGTCAGCCCTCTGTGATGTGTTTAGGTCCCGtagtaaaaacaggaaaaagctgCTGTTTGTCTCCACTGTTGGCCTGAAGCTTCAGGAACAACACAGGCCTGCACTGATCATTTAACAAAGTTGTGAATAATCTTGGCCTTTTTACCCCACGCCGTCAGCAGTCATTAGTGATGATCCACGGGGCCTCCACAGGAGCCTATTGATCACTcattgactgattgatttagacaaatacttttttctccCAGAGTGCGAGGTCGAGCCGCTCTCTCTGTTAATTGAAGATAACAGAGGGGCAACAATGGCCCCTGTAATAGAATGAGAGTTTTGTGATTATCGCTgtagaaagaaaagaaaatgaagaagaaggagggggagagaggagaggagagagaggagggggggggggctctcTAATTAGGAAGCGGGGCGGTGTGGAGGCTGTGGCCGGCAGGCAGGCGACAGGCGCCGGGTCCCGGACAAAAGGCTGTCTGCTGCCCTAAACTCCCCCtgcttaaccctttaaactgAGACACACATTTACACTGACGCACACTCAGTgtgcagagctgctgctgcagcatgcTTGCACGCACGCGCACACAATACAAGCACATTACACACCAGGAATGTACAGAAACAATGCACACATCAGCTTTATTCAAACGGAATTATTTTCTGAAAATAATCAGTCGTTCTGGATTTATACGCACGGATTTATGCAGGTAGAGTGCTGAGAGGCTTCAGCTGTCAGCTGAGGTAAACAAGGGTCTGCAGGGGAGAAAGCTCTTCCTATAAATACTTAGATTACTCCACTctgtctaaaaataaaacacaatagtGGAGGAAATGCTGATTGACGGTGACTGAGGAGCTGCTAGAAATAGATTCAAACTGTAGATCATGCAGGATACAGAGATGACGTCACAATTAAACACTTATTGTGCCGTTGCCTCTACCGTAATACAGCTAATAGACACacttaaaacaataataataatcagaagagaggaaaataaaaagggGATGTTtgaattttagaaatcaaaaattaaaagctggatattttctactttataaAATATTAGAATTTTACACAATAAATCCATAATCTTATTTATGTAAAGTACTAGTTATAACTGAAATAACCCTTTAacgtttttttaaaaaacctcaGGCAGCACATCCGCCTTTCCCCCTTCCTAAACGTGGCCGAAAGAGGGCGCTCTAGCACTATGTGTTCATGCGTGTGCGTGTTGAAACCAAAGATGACTTCATTAAAAACGCTTTATACATTTCAACAGCTGTTCTCTTCAATTACAATATTAAAAAGAGACAATATACGATATAAATAATAAGATATTTTTAAGAATAAGAAAGAAAAGTCTGCATTATTTCAGCACAAcgatttttttattgaaattgtgagacaatcaaaaaaaaaaaaaaaaagaaaaaaaaaaaaaaagaaacggACAACCAGCATAAACAAGATActttcatcatctttaaatatatttatgaaTAGATATGAATGATGCGCCCGTTGAGGAGGAATTGCTTTGAATGTCTCCTTTGTGGAGTGAAATAACCtgaggtgtttttttcttttattatgaaaGTGGAGCTCTTCCTCCCTCTGTTCCTCTGGATTTGTCGGTGGATGCAGACAAAAACATGGCACACACGTCTTCTAAAAATCAGCGATGCTTCATACACAGTTTGTCAAACCAACAAGCGCTAAATAGCTTTTCATTTACAGTATATGTTCATGAAAAATAGGGGCAACGatgggaggagagggagaaagagaaagggaggaaaaagtaaattcaaaatatatACACGCTAATATACAGCCTTGAATAAATTAATACCAATTGCATATTCTTGGATCTTAGCTTTAtttacagaattgttttaatctttaattaCATAAATagttcagaaacattttttttctggcatgAAATGATAAGAAGCGGTTCTGTCCTCTTCACCTCCATGCCTTTTTGAAATCATCAGGCCTGGAAACAATGTTTTTGGATGCAGCTTGAGAAGCCATGAGGCATTCAAGGTCTGAAAATGGCTGCTTCAAGTTAAAGTCATCACACACTCTCCTCTGACGCTGATCAGTGTGTGGAGCTGCAGGCAGGTCAGACCGATATCTGGGGCCGATACTGGCTCTCTGTGGTCCAACTCTGATATGATGAATATTTGTCTTAGGAAAGTCCATCAGCCAAACAggttgagttttttcttttaaaactttctttaaAGTATTTTCCTTGTGATATATAATTGCTTAATTGTTGATTTTtctatgttgtttttattttagagatGTCTCCCAGAGTTTCTGTGAGGTCAAGCCTGCCTTCAAAAAAGGCCAACCTGGCAACCCTGGGACCCAAGGGACAGTTTTGGTGTATAACGATAGTCCAAAATGACGTCTGAGAGGACTTCAACCCTCAATCTTCAATCATTCAAAAGGTAAATTAAATAAACGGACTCAAGTTCTGTATTTCTGCAGCTTTGTTCCAAAAAACACCAGTTATCGGCCTTCACTGACCCATATCGGCCTCACCCTCGTCCCAGTCTACATAATGTGCTGTACAGGACGTTTGCACTCATTGTCCTCTGCTTTGTCTTCATCCTAAAATCAGTGTTCCTCACTTTGGAGAGTCTGCACTAGGGGACGGTTCCCTTTGACCCTCCAGGCCGCTCACCAGTCTCTGGATGCTCTGCAGTTCATTCACTGAGTCTTTCATGGAGGTTTTGGGGGACGCCGTCCTTCCATTGGATCCTCCAGTCTTATGGTTGCTGCTGATGTGCTCCGGGGCCGGGCTGGTCTCCCTGCTGCCCGGTTTGGAGGATTCAGAGCTGGGGTTGAAGCTGCCCTGCAGGCCGGTGGTGAGCAGGCTGGAGCTCTGTGACAGAGAAACCGGGAGCTGGTAGGGACTGAAGCGGAGCCGGGGCCTGGACGAGCTCAGGAACGGGTTCCTGGAGAGTGGGCTGGAGGTGCTGGTGGCCGGTAGAGCTGAGGctgaggctgctgctgcagccgcCGCCATGTAGGTGTAGGGATACGGGAAGAGACCGCCGAAGGGAGGCATGGGGATGCCCtggaagaggaaagaaaaaagtgtGAGTCATGTAAACATTACATTTCATGTCCAgtccaaaaatctaatcagtgatatttcttttcaaaacaaagaaaaagcttgattttaaacacatttcaacaGAAACAGGACACACATCTAATAAGACAAGTGCAAAATTGTTACTTTAAACACTCCTCCCAAAAGTAAAGATATTTAAATGACTTTCTGTACCACAATAGTATGAATAATAAAATGCAGGGTTATATGTAATGCTTAGCAATCACAATCTAGACAGAAAACATCCTCCAAGTTCACAAAATCTTCttaattttttgcttttgtaaaaaaaaatgttcctatATTTTTCTTCTAGGTGTTAAGTTTCATCCTTGCTGGCCTCATGCAAATTTAAAACCAACTTTGAGGACTGTATTTATTGTTAAATCcttatttttaaatgcagtatTTTAGGGGAAGTTCTGCAGGTTTGCATGAAGAAAGTATTTGCCATTCTTCTTCttgatttggctttttatcaACCATAAAtatacagtttaaaaacaggTTTTACAATAGCATATGTGGTCCATCGTATAAATCACATTTAATAAAGTCAACTTAGGTTTTCCGGATGGAACTTAAAGCTGGATGACCAACATGACACCATGCTTTAGGCCACTCTGTTTTAGTGATAAAACACTGAATGTTATACATTTCCTTAACTTTCAAATGTAAAACTCTGATCAGACTGTTTAAAGTGAGTTTTCTTGCTCTAAAAAGTTTAAACTTGACACCTAATCCTGTCTGCACTCTCATGTTTCCATCCCTGCTGACGTCAGCTCAGTGCTACAGGTGTCCAGGCACTAAAtcatgctctgattggccgattATTCTTACCTGAGAGGCTAGCATGTGCTGGGACAGATGGAAGGGGAAGGGGTTTGGAGTTCCTCCTGTGCCCTGGGCAGAGAGGCTGCCATTTTCCAAACTGCTTGCTCCAGAGACGGAGGCCAAAAGGTGCCCCATGCCCATGGCTGAAAAGGCTCCAGGGGCCATGGCGAACTGGCCAGGATGAAACAACAGCGGCGATCCGGTGTTCAGAGGGTTAAAGAATTGCTGGCTGTGCAGGCCAGACAGAGCCAGGCTTTGTAAATGGCCTGGGCTGAAGTGCGAGGGGCTCTCGGTCTGGACCATGAGAGGGGAGAAGGCGTCCTTACTGGCACTGATCCCTCCGGCCTCTGAGTCCTTCGCCAATGTGTCTGATGTGTCCTTCCTGCTCCTGCTGTCCGCTTTGTCCTTCTCCAGGTTCCTTATACTGAATATGGAATCGTCCTTCTTTTCTGTGCTGGGTCGGTCCCTCACTCGCTCCTCACACCTGGAGCTGTAGGGGGACACGGGCTCAGGTCCTGGGCTGTTGGATGCAGTGCAGAGCTCATCATGTTGCTCCAGCTCCTGCTCGCTGTCAGTGCATGTTTtatcatcttaaaaaaaaataacaccagaAAAGAGGTGTAagcaaagtgacaaaaaaactccaaacacacacacatgaatgaTCACTAAGCCTGGTGGGAGtcttaaaatctgaaaatccAGCCTGCATGTTTCCCACCATATGCTCACTCATTAGGACATTAACATGTGGcctgcattttaaatgtatgggttatttttgtcctttttaaagcAGAATACAAAGATTCATTattgttttaaactgttttaagcTTCTGTTTTCACAACTAGTAAAATTAATATTCCAGACATAATAAACAGCCCCTTTCAAATTAGCTTAAGGTCTCAATTAATTCAAATTAAGGAAAGTAAGGCGACAGGATCAGAgctggaaacaaaaacaaagattaacTGGATTTATTTGGGAAAAAGTGGAACAGAATAATGCCCCTAAGTGCTTAATGCTGTATTTATTATAATATAAGTAATAAATCTTCATAATTAAAGCACAAAATGCAGACTGATTATCTGTTTACATACctcgttttaaaataaaaatttaaacatgtGAAGTAATGTCTTCTTTAGCACTAGGATCGCTTTCACACAGttcaaaatgattatttttataacaaaatatatatatttctgcAAGACATGTACTGTTTTTTCTAACATTTCTGCTTATTTCTTCTCCCAATAAGCAGAAATATTTCAGCCAATTAAACACTTTGAAAATAATTAACTAATTACATTGTAATTCCTGGAATTTAtattaaaacatcaacatatCACACAAATGCACTTGCTATCGCCGTGCTAAAACACATGACCATATATGGGCATTTAATTAAAGATATATGACGTCGTCTCTCACCTCGACTAGGCCTGCTGAACCTCAGCGGGCTTGAACCAGCGCCCAGCGGGGAGTGGACGGTGTCTCTGCCGGCTGGGGGCTCACTTGAGGAGGCGTCTGAGTCTGCGCCCTCCCGGTCCCCTTTACACTGGTCCTCATACATCCGCAGCGACGGCATGGTCAGCTGTTTCCTGTCAGCACATTATACATAACATCAATGctagtaataataataagaagaataaGAAGAATTAAAGGTCATGGCGTTTTGGTTGTAATAGCATGACACTGCAGGGGAAAAAACGCACGTGCGCGGGCGCACTAGTTTGATTATGAATAATTCCTGCAGGTGTTTGGTACCTTTTCTCTCGCCGTCCGTTCCCCGTGTCTCTGAATCCTTTGGCGAAAGGGTTGTTATCAATCTTCAGCTGCGTTATctgtacaaaaaaatacaaattaggAATAAATACGACATAATCCACCGTTTGAAGTCCATTGTCTACACGTTGTTCATGTTTGGATTAACACAGAGAAACCAGCGTGTTGGACAGGAGCCACAGCAGGCCTCACATTTGcattattaataaaaatgtaatgacGGAGCGTTATTCTCATTGGTCCCTGGAGGGAGATTCTGCCACGAAAAAATTCTCTATGGGGGCCACAGAAGTCTTACTCTCCcccagataaaaaaaaaaaaaaaagcagagggaGCAATATTTGAACAGATGACGGTCATATCAATTATTAATAATGCGGTTTGGAATCGTTGCGGATGCTTCCCGGTACGTCTACACGAGCAGAGGCCTGCGTGGCTCTTCCACGTGCTTCTCTTCGTCTCCTGGAGGCCCCCGAGTGGCCCCTGAACAGGACGCTCCAGGGCGTGTTGCCATTTGAGCAAGAGAGAGTGTCTCTTAGCATCTGTCCAGTGTGGCTGCAGGGTGACCAGCCTTTTAAATGGCCTCTAATCGATGGCGACTCTTTGCAATAAACTTTTACAACAAGATACCCCCCCTCACAGTCACCCAGACCCCGCTGGACACAAGCTCCAATTAGCTTCATGGAGCAGGAAGATAAAGAGGCAGTAGAGGGGGCTTACATTAATACCATCagataaacacataaacaaaaccTCAATCCTGATATGCTGCCTGCTCATACACACACCAGCCCTCAAAATGTCAATATTAGATTCTAATTTTAGAGCCAAACACAAACCTTGAGTCTGATATGCTACATATAAAAAGATAATATTCTAGTGTGCTCAATATTACACGAACAGAAACTGTGCTTTTTGTCAGGTATAAATACAACTTAATTTCAGTTATAATGGATTTTAGGCAAAAAAGTAAATCTAAATACGTTGGATTATACGCACAAATTCACAACCTTAATTCTTATCatgcaggatttttttctcctctttatgATGAACCATTGTGCCAAATTTGCCCCAAATCTCCGAttctctttattttgaaagggtaTGAAACCTCTTTTCAGATGCTGCATTTTGtagatatataaaaataaatcagttcagCTGAGCAGCATCTTTTGCAAATTTACAACTTAAacattctcatttttttgccacgcACAAAAACCCCTATTCAGATATACtctgcttgaaaaaaaaattccacaaaACCTCAATTAGGAAGCacataatattaaaataaccTTATAAAATCCAACAAAACAGGACAGTTGCCATGATGGAAATGatagaaaatgataaaagttattccaaaaaaatctgataattTTGCCATATTTGTTGCAGCATCAGGACCAAAAATCAGCACCCTCTCCACATTTTTACGCCTAATTTATTCACTTCTGGTCAAGGTAATTGCGCGTTTATAGCGCACGGATTCCTGATAACACACCACCACACAAAAACTTTGGCTTCAAATTTGAATTCGTAGTCAGATATATCAGCTACACCCACAAGTCCAGGCAAAACAGCAATTACAAAAATCAAGTGGGACATGGGAGTCCTCTGCAGGGAAATTAGGCGACCTACAAAATCAGATTAAGTCTTCAGGGGATGGCGgcggggggagggggggggggggggacgcATGTAGGGCATTTATTATGCAAAGTATA
This region of Cheilinus undulatus linkage group 2, ASM1832078v1, whole genome shotgun sequence genomic DNA includes:
- the tbx2b gene encoding T-box transcription factor TBX2b isoform X2, which encodes MRDPVFTGTAMAYHPFHAHRPTDFPMSAFLAAAQPSFFPALSLPPGALTKPIPDHGLAGAAEAGLHPALSHHQAAHLRSMKSLEPEEEVDDDPKVTLEAKDLWDQFHKLGTEMVITKSGRRMFPPFKVRINGLDKKAKYILLMDIVAADDCRYKFHNSRWMVAGKADPEMPKRMYIHPDSPATGEQWMAKPVAFHKLKLTNNISDKHGFTILNSMHKYQPRFHIVRANDILKLPYSTFRTYVFPETEFVAVTAYQNDKITQLKIDNNPFAKGFRDTGNGRREKRKQLTMPSLRMYEDQCKGDREGADSDASSSEPPAGRDTVHSPLGAGSSPLRFSRPSRDDKTCTDSEQELEQHDELCTASNSPGPEPVSPYSSRCEERVRDRPSTEKKDDSIFSIRNLEKDKADSRSRKDTSDTLAKDSEAGGISASKDAFSPLMVQTESPSHFSPGHLQSLALSGLHSQQFFNPLNTGSPLLFHPGQFAMAPGAFSAMGMGHLLASVSGASSLENGSLSAQGTGGTPNPFPFHLSQHMLASQGIPMPPFGGLFPYPYTYMAAAAAAASASALPATSTSSPLSRNPFLSSSRPRLRFSPYQLPVSLSQSSSLLTTGLQGSFNPSSESSKPGSRETSPAPEHISSNHKTGGSNGRTASPKTSMKDSVNELQSIQRLVSGLEGQREPSPSADSPK
- the tbx2b gene encoding T-box transcription factor TBX2b isoform X1; translation: MRDPVFTGTAMAYHPFHAHRPTDFPMSAFLAAAQPSFFPALSLPPGALTKPIPDHGLAGAAEAGLHPALSHHQAAHLRSMKSLEPEEEVDDDPKVTLEAKDLWDQFHKLGTEMVITKSGRRMFPPFKVRINGLDKKAKYILLMDIVAADDCRYKFHNSRWMVAGKADPEMPKRMYIHPDSPATGEQWMAKPVAFHKLKLTNNISDKHGFVQTILNSMHKYQPRFHIVRANDILKLPYSTFRTYVFPETEFVAVTAYQNDKITQLKIDNNPFAKGFRDTGNGRREKRKQLTMPSLRMYEDQCKGDREGADSDASSSEPPAGRDTVHSPLGAGSSPLRFSRPSRDDKTCTDSEQELEQHDELCTASNSPGPEPVSPYSSRCEERVRDRPSTEKKDDSIFSIRNLEKDKADSRSRKDTSDTLAKDSEAGGISASKDAFSPLMVQTESPSHFSPGHLQSLALSGLHSQQFFNPLNTGSPLLFHPGQFAMAPGAFSAMGMGHLLASVSGASSLENGSLSAQGTGGTPNPFPFHLSQHMLASQGIPMPPFGGLFPYPYTYMAAAAAAASASALPATSTSSPLSRNPFLSSSRPRLRFSPYQLPVSLSQSSSLLTTGLQGSFNPSSESSKPGSRETSPAPEHISSNHKTGGSNGRTASPKTSMKDSVNELQSIQRLVSGLEGQREPSPSADSPK